GGGTTACATCCACTTCTACCTTAATAGGTGTTCCACTGATACCGTAGAGGGCAGCGGCATTTACTTGAGCCAGCAAAAGTCAAAACCTCCTTTAGCCCCTTATTCTCCTTGAAATTTGTTTTTCCTGCCCAGGGTTTGTTGCACTCCTATTAGCAAAAACAATTTCTGTTCCCAGGGTGACATAATGGACAGCTTCTACTATAATGCAATAAGAAGGATATGTCGGGAAAATGACGAATGCCGGAGGCGAGGAGGAAGGGGCCTAACAGGCAATAAAGAAGTCAAGAGATTTGGCTGGTAGGGAAAAGTCTGTTAAACGATTACCTTAGGAGGATTAGGTGTTGAATGAATTGGTATCCAACAAGATTCTGATTGTGGAAGATAGCATCTTAAACGCTAGGATAACGGCTGACACTTTGAATATGTATGGGTATAGAACGGAAGTAGTTCGTACAGGCGAAGAAGCGGTAGAACAAGTCTGCAGTGGGCAACGCCCCGATCTTGTACTAATGGACATAGAACTTGGAAATGGAATGAGCGGGATAGACGCCGCCCTCAAAATACATATCAGATGTAACATCCCGATTATATTCTTAACGGCTAATGCCTGCAAAAGAATCACAGAACAAATCAAGTCTGTTACAGCCTACGGTTATGTAACAAAAAGTACAAACCCGTATGTACTGCTGTCGGCGGTGGACATGGCTCTAACTCGTTGGCGGGCGGAGCAGGGACTAGAGCTGTATCGTTGTATTGTGGAGGAATCGCTGAACGAAATTTATGTATTTCACCGGGACACTTTAAAATTCATTGCTGTTAACCGTATTGCCAGGGATAACCTGGGTTATACCATGGAAGAACTGCACAAAATGACACCTCTAGACATTAAGCCTGAAATGGAACGTAGGAGCTTTAAGGGGCTTTTGGCCCCTTTAGTTGGTGGGGAACAGGAAGGAGCCATGTTTCATACTGTCCAACGTCGCAAAGACGGGTCCCTTTATCCGGCGGAAGTACATCTACAGCTTTTGAAGGCCCAAGGAGAAGAAGCATATCTGGCTCTAATTATTAATCTGACAGAGCGCCGAGCAATGGAACAAGAGCTGCGCGAGCGCGAGGGAGTTTTGAGTGCGATTACAGATTCGGTTCACGATGCCATTATTATGATTGACAAACGAGGGAGGGTAGTTTTTTGGAACCCTGCTACTGAACAGCTATTAGGGTATGCCCCGGCAGAGATTTTGGGACAAGATCTGCACCAGTTGTTCCTGCTCAACAGAGAACTACGCCAGAAGCACGAACAGGCTTTTCGCCAATTTCAAGCGACTGGACAAGGGAGTCTGATGGGGAAAAACACTGAGTTGAAATGCAGGCGTAAAGACGGACAAGAAATATATGTGGAAGTTTCCTTATCAGCCGTAAGAATAAAAGATGATTGGCATGCAGTCGGCATTCTCCGTGATATCAGCGAACGCAAGAAAATGGAAGATCAGTTGTACCGGTTGTCGATTACCGATCCTCTCACCGAAGTGTACAATCGGCGTTATTTTAGCAATAAGTTGAATGAAGAAATAGGGCGCACGCGTCGAATTGGGAGGACGTTTTCCCTTGTGATGCTGGATCTAGATCATTTTAAGAGTGTAAATGATCGCTTTGGACACGCAGTTGGCGACTCGGTATTAAAGACTATCGCCAGCGCTATCAGGAGCAGAATCCGCACGACAGATATCTTGGCTCGTTGGGGAGGGGAAGAATTCACAATCCTGTTACCGGAAACGCAGGAAAACAAGGCGGCCTGTTTAGCGGAGGAGCTTCGGACTAACATAGGCAGCTTGGTAATACCGGAGGTAGGTCAGGTAACAGCTAGTTTTGGCATCACCGAGTATGTTCCATCAGACACCGTTGACACTATTATTTTGCGTGCGGACCGGATGACGTACGAAGCCAAGAGTTTCGGGCGCAACTGCATTCGCTGTAGCGGCCAAGGAGAACGCACTTCTAACAGCTAATGTCGCATATAGGTAAAAACCTTGCTTTTTGAGCTTAAATCAATTAATATAACCGTAGTGATTATCATTATGCCAAAAGGAGGCGATAGCTTGACCGGCAGGAGTGAAGTGTACCGCTGTTTGGTTTGTGGGAACATAGTGGAGGTACTGCATGCTGGCCCGGGTGAGTTGGTGTGTTGTGGGCAGCCGATGAAACTGCAAGTTGCGAACACAGTGGACGCTAGCTACGAAAAGCATGTACCGGTAGTGGAGACAGTGCCCGGTGGATTCAGGGTTAAGGTGGGCAGCGCAGCTCATCCCATGATTCCGGAACACTATATCGAATGGATTGATTTGGTAACAGTTGAAGGAAACTGTCGTCGCTTTTTGAATCCTGGCGAAATCCCTGAAGTAGAGTTTAAGTCTAAGGCCGAAACAGCCAGCGCCAGGGCCTATTGTAACTTGCACGGCTTTTGGGCCAGCCAATAGAAAAGGTAGCACTTGCCGGGCCTCGGGCCCGGCTTTTTACATTACCGAATGAAACGTTTCTTAGCATGGCAAGCTAGTGCAAAAGAGGATAGGTGGATAATAACTATGCGGTCGTTCTGGAAGGGATCACTTGGCTTTGGCTTGGTAAATATTCCGGTCCGTCTTTATGTTGCTACGCAAAAGCAAGATATCAAGTTTAGGTACTTACACAAGGAATGCTTGACCCCGATCCAGTATGAAAAGCGGTGCCCTACTTGTGAACGAGAGATTACACCGGACGAGATTGTTTGGGGATATGAATATGAAAAAGGGCAATTTGTGGTCTTAAACGAAGAGGATTTTGAGCGTATGCCTCTTACCACAGCCAAGACCATAGAGATTCAGGACTTTGTACCGGCGGCAGAGGTAGATATGGCCTACTTGGACCGTATGTACTATCTGGAGCCGGCCGAAGGTGGGGCCAAGCCCTATCAATTGCTGCTTAGAGCTATGGAACAACTGCAGCGCTGGGCTGTGGCCAAATTAACTTTGCGTTCTCGTGAGTCCTTGGCTGTGGTTTGGGTTCGGAACAACACGTTAGCACTTAGCACCATGTTTTATGCCAGTGAAGTGCGGTCGACCCAGGGACTAAATATTGACACCGAGACGGTGCAGGTTAGCGACAAGGAACAGGAGCTGGCAGATAGACTAATAGAGGAACTCACTACTTCATTCGCCCCTGAACGTTACACCAGCGACTACCAAGCTGCGCTGGCAGACCTTATTTCTGCTAAAGTGGCGGGGGCAGAAGTGACAGCAGTGACACCGGGAGTACGTACCAAGGTGGTAGATTTGATGGAGGCCTTGCGGGCCAGTTTAGACGAAGTCCAACAAGAACAGAAGAAAACCAAACAGAAGTCCCGGAAAGAGAAGGCCGGATAATGTTACCTCGCTCCTTGACTCCTATGCAGCCTGTGCTTAAGGGCGAGCCGTTTGATAGCCCTAATCATATATTCCAAGTAAAGTGGGACGGTATCCGTTTGCTCAGTTTTGTGGAAGCTGGTATAGTTCGCCTGCAAAACCGCCGCTTGCGGGATCGATCCGATGCTTACCCCGAACTGCTGACTTTGCCCCAGATGCTTCGAGCCGACGGAATATTGTTAGACGGGGAAGTAATCGTACTCGGACCTAAAGGGCCCAGTTTTCCAGCTGTTTTACGGCGGGAACAGGTTACAACAAAGCGACGGGCAGCATTGTTAGCCCAGGAAGTGCCCATTTGCTATATGGTGTTCGATCTGTTATTTGTCGGTGGCCAGTCTCTTCTTGACCAACCTCTAGTGGAACGCCAGCAGCGTCTGCGGGAAGTGCTTACTGCTGATTCCTTAGTACACATAGTAGACAACTTTCCTTCCGGCAGAACTCTGTTTGCCGCGGTAAAAAAGGCGGCGCTGGAAGGTATAGTGGCCAAGAAGAAGAACAGCTCGTATGTACCGGGTACAAAAACAAAGGCCTGGCAAAAAATAAAAGTGCGGCGACAACAGTTGTGCGTGGTGGGAGGTTATCTTTCAGCGGGCCCAAAATTGCGTTCACTTTTGGTCGGTGCCTGGCTAGAAGAACAGCTTCTTTATTTGGGACGCGTCGGCACTGGCCTTACTACTGAAGAGTCAACGCTGCTAGAAAAGACTTTGCCTCGATTGGTGGCGCCAACGTGTCCTTTTGCTCCGGGTCAGCAGGTGCCGGCGGCTCAGTGGACATATCCGGTGCTACCGGTAGCCGTCGAGTTTAGTGAGTGGACAGAAGAGCTGCACTTGAGAGCCCCGAGCATTGTGGGCTTTCCTCAGGTGGAAGCGGCAGATTGCCGATTGGAAAGGTAGGAAACATGGGACAGAACAGAACAGAAATAATTGTAGAAGGCCGCCGTTTGTCTTTGAGCAACTTGAACAAACTGTATTGGCCTGATGACGGCTACACCAAGGGACAATTGGTAGCTTATTATACCAAAGTGTTTTCTTATTTGGCTCCTTACTTAAAAGATCGACCCTTAGTAATAACCCGCTATCCTGAAGGTATTGGGGGACAATTTTTCTATCAAAAAAACTTACCGGCTGGGGCCCCTGACTGGATTACTGTATTTCCTGTACCGAGCGAAGGTAAGAAACGGGTAATTCATTATGTGATTTGCAATGATCTGCCTACTCTGGTATGGCTGGTTAATCTAGGGGCGATTGAACTACATCCCTGGTTGTCCCGGACAAATAATCTGGATTATCCCGATTTCGCCGTATTTGATTTGGATCCTGATTTTCCCAGCGGTTTGCCGGAAGCCAAAGAAGTGGCGTTTACATTGCAGCAACTGTTGCTACGTCTCGGAGCCAAGCCGGTAGTAAAGACTTCTGGGGCCACCGGGTTACACGTCCACGTACCGCTGGCGGGCACGGATACTTACGAAGAAGTAAGAGAGTTTTGTGGCTTGGTGGCTCAGGCAGTGGCAGAGCACAGATCGGACTTAGCTACCGTAGAACGCAGAGTAAAACAGCGCCAAGGAAAAGTATATATTGACTGGCTGCAAAATATCAAAGGACAGACTATTTGTGCACCTTACAGTGTACGTCCTTTGCCCGGAGCACCGGTTTCTACCCCTGTCACCTGGAACGAGTTAGCAACTACAAATAGGAGCGGTAACATCATGAGTATTGAAGAACGGCTATTAAGGCATGGAGACTTGTTTGCTCGGGCTTTGGAGCCGGGCCCAAGCATTGCCCAGATGCGTCAGAACTTAAAGGTAACAGATCTGGCCGGTTCCAATAGGTGAGCGGACTATTTGAGGTCTTTTACTCGATACTAAAGGAGGATTTACAGCCTATTGCCACTAACATAATATATTAGCCTTATGTCGGGGAGGAGAAACAATGTCATCATTGTCGGAGCGAGAGCTGTGGTTGGCTGTGGCCCAGACCCCGGGAATTGGACCACGCTCATTTTATCAATTACTAGAGGCATTTGGCAGTATGAAGGAGTTTTGGCTGGCATCAAGGACAGATGTTAGGTGGGAGGGCGCTTCTTTGGGGCCACGCCGACTAGAGGCGTTGCTCAAATTGAGACGGGAGTTCGATCCGGCGATGACACGCTCTACTTGGGAACAGGCGGGGATAAAGGTAGTTACCTTGCTCGATGATAGCTACCCGACTAATCTGAAGACGATCTTTGATCCGCCGCCGGTTCTCTACTATCGTGGGGATCTGTTAGCCACCGACAGTTTGTCAGTTGGCATTGTGGGAGCTCGTCGGGCTACGCCCTACGGCCGTGAAGTGGCCCATAAGTTTGCCCGCGATCTGGTTCGATCAGGTATTACGGTGGTAAGTGGGTTAGCGCGCGGGGTGGATTCGGCGGCGCACCGGGGTGCCTTAGCAGGCAAAGGGCGTACCTTGGCGGTATTAGGCTGCGGTCTCAATGTGGTTTACCCACCGGAAAACTCGCGCCTGTATGATCAAGTAGCGGCACAGGGGGCTGTACTTACAGAATTTCCTTTAGATACGGCGCCGGAGGCACGGAACTTTCCGCGTCGCAACCGTATTATCAGCGGACTCTCTCGGGCGGTAGTAGTGGTAGAGGCGGCAGTCACCAGCGGCTCGTTGATTACGGCTGATTTTGCGTTGGAACAAGGACGCGAAGTCTTTGCTGTACCAGGTCCCATCACCAGCTCTTTGAGTAAAGGCACTAATAATCTGATCTTTCAGGGAGCCCGTTTAGCCCGAACGGCAGTGGACATAATAGAAGAATTAGGAGTGACCCCAAAGCCCGCTGCGGCTGAAGGTTCTGCTGTGCCAGAGCTTACGGCTGCAGAGAAGAATGTTTACTCCTGTTTTGCCGAGGGTACGGGCAGCATCCATATCGATGAGTTAGTACGTCGGAGCAGGTTGACAGCCCAGGAAGTTACTGCCATACTAATGATGCTGGAGCTTAAGGGCTTAGTAAGGCAGCTTCCTGGAAAGATGTTTTTTCGTCTACCCTGGACTTGATAGAGATTGGCACTAGTGATCAGACGTGGGGGTGTTAAGGAACTGTGAGTAAATATCTATTAATTGTAGAGTCACCGGCCAAAGCAAAGACCATAGAGAAGTTCTTAGGTAAGAACTTTGCTGTAGATGCATCTATGGGCCATGTAAGAGACTTACCTCGCAGCCAGCTAGGGGTAGATGTAGATAACGACTTTAGACCCAAGTACATTACTATCAGGGGTAAAGGAGAGATTTTGAAGAAACTACGAGCCTCGGCTAAGAAGGCGGATAAAGTGCTGCTAGCCTCAGATCCGGATCGAGAGGGAGAGGCTATTGCCTGGCATTTGGCCCATAGCTTGGGAATTGAGCCTACGACCCAATGCCGCGTTCAGTTTAACGAGATTACTAAGGAGGCAGTACGCGAGTCCATTAAGACGCCGCGGGCTATCGATCCGCAGAGGGTAGACGCCCAGCAGGCCCGCCGGGTCCTGGATCGGCTAGTAGGGTACAACCTAAGCCCATTGCTGTGGGAAAAAGTCCGCGGGGGGTTGTCGGCAGGCCGAGTACAATCGGCGGCGGTGAAGCTTATTTGTGACCGACAGCGGGAGATCGACGAATTTAGACCCCAGGAGTATTGGACCGTCAGAGCAGAACTGTTGACACCGGAGCAAGAAAAGTTTAGCGCCCAGCTTGTTTCACACGGCGAGGAAAAGGTTGAGCCAAAAACGGAAGCAGAAGCGGCGGCAATTGCCGCCGCCTTAAGGAAGGAAACACCCCAGGTGGCAGGCGTGGTGGTCAAAGAGCGACGCCGTTCTCCCCGACCCCCTTATATTACCAGTACCTTGCAGCAAGAAGCAGGACGTAAACTGGGCTTTACCGTAAAGAAAACAATGGCTGTGGCCCAAGCATTATACGAAGGTCTGGGAGTGGGCCAGGAAGGTCGCGTAGGTCTGATCACGTATATGCGTACTGATTCCACCCGGGTCTCGCCCCAGGCCCGACAAGAAGCAATGGGGCATATTGCCCAAGTCTACGGACGCGAGTTTATTGGGCCAGGGGTGACTCAGAAAGCCCGGGGCAAGGTTCAGGACGCCCACGAGGGGATAAGACCCACTCGGGTTAGCCGTCGGCCGGAAGATCTGGTGCCCTTTTTGACTAAAGACCAGCTGCGCCTGTACACGTTAATTTGGGAGCGCTTCTTGGCCAGCCAAATGGCGCCTTTGGTGTATGACAGTATTACGGTTAATATTACTGCCGGAGAACTGGGTCTCAGAGCCAACGGGTCGAAAGTTAAGTTTGCCGGCTACAGTGTGCTCTATGAAGAAACAGCCGAAGACGATGAAGACGAAAGAAAATTGGAGCTGCCTCAGCTGGAAGCGGGAGACAAGCTCACACTTGTACGTGTATTGCCGCAGCAGCATTTTACCCAGCCACCACCGGCCTATACAGAGGCCTCTTTGGTAAAAACCTTGGAGGAGAGAGGTATTGGACGGCCCAGTACTTATGCTCCCACCATTGAGACCATCACTAGGCGCGGTTATGTGCAGCGAGAGCGAAGACGATTGAAGCCGACAGAACTGGGCTTTATTGTTACGGACCTGCTGGAGCAGTACTTTCCCGAGGTGGTAGATGCTCAGTTTACTGCCGAAATGGAAGACCAACTGGACTTAATTGAAGAGGGCGAAGCAGTCTGGACCGATGTTGTCCGGGAATTCTTCGAACCGTTTTCAGCACAGGTGGAGAAAGCCAAAGAAAAGATGGGTCCAGTCGAGCTTAAAGAAGAAGTAAGTGACGAGGTCTGTGAACAATGCGGGGAGCATATGGTAGTTAAAACCGGGCGCTTCGGTAAATTTTTGGCTTGTCCCAGGTTTCCCGAATGTAAGAACACGAAAGCAATCCGAGAGGGAACAGGGGTGAAGTGTCCTGTCTGCGGCGGTGAACTGATAGTAAGGACTTCGCGTCGAGGCCGGCGTTTTTATGGTTGTGACCAGTATCCCAACTGTCATTTTGTCACTTGGGATCCTCCCACTGCCAAACGTTGCCCCCAGTGCAATTCGCTTTTGGTACGCAAAGAACCTCGGACGAAGAAGCCTTATTTAGCCTGTAGTAACAAAGATTGCCATTACCGAGAAGCGTTGTCAGCCGCTGAGGATGAAAGTCCGGCTAAAGAGGAAGATAAGTAGTGCTATGAACAAAGAGGTATTAGTTGTCGGCGCCGGCTTAGCCGGCAGTGAAGCAGCTTGGCAAATTGCCAGTCAAGGACTCAAAGTGCGCCTGGTGGAAATGAGACCGCTCAAGCAAACACCGGCTCACCGTACTGGTCTTTTCGCTGAATTGGTGTGCAGCAACTCACTGCGATCCGATGCACTGGAGAATGCGGTGGGACTGTTAAAAGAAGAGATGCGGCGGCTGGATTCCTTGATTATGCAGGTAGCCGACCAGGAGCGCGTGCCGGCGGGAGGAGCCTTGGCTGTAGACCGGGAAGCCTTCGCTCGTACTGTGACGGCCAAGCTTAGCTCCCATCCCCAGATTACGATTGAGCGGAAAGAGGTATCGACGGTGCCGTTGACTGGAGGGGTTTGTGTTTTGGCGACGGGACCTCTCACATCCCCTCAACTGGCAGAGAGTATAGCTGAACTCACTGGTACGGACCAACTATATTTTTACGACGCCGTAGCTCCGATTGTTGTTTTAGATTCAATTAGAAGAGAACACACTTTTTGGGGTTCCCGTTACGGCAAAGGAGAGGAATTCTCGTATCTTAACTGTCCTCTTACAAAAGAAGAATACCTTAGGCTGTGGAACGAAATAGTTAAGGCAGAACAGTATCCCCTGAAGGACTTTGAGGAATTGCGTTTGTTCGAGGGTTGTATGCCGATCGAAGAGTTGGCCCGACGTGGTTTTGAGACTATGCGCTATGGCCCTCTTAAACCTGTGGGGTTAGTCGATCCGAAAACAGGACAGCAGCCTTATGCTGTAGTTCAGTTGCGTCAAGACAACCGAGAAGGCACTTTATACAACATGGTGGGCTTCCAAACGCGCCTGAAATGGAATGAGCAAGCCCGAGTGTTTGGCCTCATTCCGGCATTAACAGCGGCCGAGTTTGTTCGTTACGGAGTAATGCACCGCAACACTTTTATTAATTCACCGCGAGTGCTGAATTCCACCTGGCAACTGAAGGAACATCCACACATCTTGATCGCCGGTCAGCTCAGTGGGGTTGAGGGGTATGTAGAGTCAGCGGCGTCAGGTCTAATGGCCGGTATCAATGCAGCTCGCTTGGCTCAAGGTATTGATCCTTTGATCATGCCACCACAGACAGCCTGCGGTGCCCTGGCTAACTATATCACCGTGGCTAACCCAGAGCATTTTCAACCGATGAATATTAATTTTGGCCTGTTTCCGCTGCTGGAGAATCGCATTAGGAATCGGCGGGAACGCAATATGAAATTGGCCCAACGAGCCTTGGATGCGCTCAAAAACAATTGGCAAGATTTAGAATTATAGGGTTGCCAAAAGATTCTTTTTGTGTTAACATGATCCATGTATTAATATTCACGAGGTGGCTTACCGTGACCTGGCAAGAGAAGGTTGATTCATTTCTCGGTTACCTAACTGATAGTCGCGGCTATTCCAGCCATACGGTAAACAGCTACAAGGGCGACCTAGCTCATTACACCGCTTTTTGCCAGGAACAAGCTGTAGATCCAGCGTTTCCACCCCGGGGATTTCTCCGGGGCTATTTAGGTTACCTGGCGGAACGTGGTTATGCTAGGCGTACAGTAGCCCGTCGTGTAGCTGCACTGCGATCGTTCTTTCGCTATCAGACCCAACTAGTTGGCGGCGATAACCCAGCCGAACAGTTACACAGTCCCAAATTACAGCGCACCCTACCTAAATTCTTGTCTGAAGCGCAAGTGGAGGCATTGCTGCAGGCGCCGGATTCAAAAACACCCCAGGGTTGCCGGGACGCTTGCATCTTGGAGTTCTTGTATTCCACCGGCTGTCGGGTCAGCGAATTGGTTGGTCTGAATGTAGAAGACGTTAATTTAACCGCCGGTTGTGCCCGGGTGGTTGGCAAAGGCCGGCGGGAACGGGTGGTTTTACTGGGCCATCCGGCGATGGCAACTGTGAAGCGGTATCTGCAATCGGGGCGGCCTCGGTTGACTCAGGGTAACACCGCTGAGCGGGCTTTGTTCTTAAACCGGTTTGGTACCCGGCTGACTGATCGCAGTGTGCGTCGGCTAATCAACAAACACACTGAAGCGGCAGCGTTACATTTGCACGTAAGTCCCCACACGTTACGCCACACCTTTGCCACTCACCTGCTGGAACACGGTGCCGATTTGCGCAGTGTGCAAGAACTACTGGGTCATGCCAATCTATCTACGACCCAGGTCTATACCCACGTGACCAGGCGGCGTTTGTATCAAGAGTACAAAGCAGCTCACCCGCGCGCCTAGAGCGAGGGAGGAGGGAGCTTATGTTTCAGGGCACTACAGTTGTGGCAGTGCGCCGCGCCGGTAAGGTGGCCATGGCTGGTGACGGCCAGGTCACCTTGGGTGACAAGACAATTGTCAAGCACGGCGCGAAGAAGGTACGACGACTGCACAATGGTTCTGTTCTGGCCGGATTTGCCGGCTCAGTAGCTGACGCCTTTACTTTATTTGAGAAATTCGAAGCTAAGTTAGAACAGTACCAAGGTAACCTTCAGCGAGCGGCCGTTGAATTGGCTAAGGAATGGCGTACGGATCGAATGTTGCAGAAGTTGGAAGCCTTGCTGCTGGTGGCAGATAGCCAGTTGATATTGATGGTTTCCGGTAGCGGCGAAGTGATTGAACCGGATGATAATGTGGCCGCCATCGGTTCCGGTGGACCTTATGCTTTGGCCGCAGCCAAGGCGTTAAGCCGACATACCGCTTTAGCGGCCGGGGAGATAGCCGCTGAAGCCTTGGCCATCGCGGGCGAGATCTGCGTTTACACCAACGACCGGATTACCGTAGAGGAGTTGTAGTGTTATGCTACAAGAACTGCGTCCCCGCCAAATAGTGGCTGAGCTGGACAAATACATCATTGCCCAAGAAGAAGCCAAGCGGGCAGTAGCGGTAGCGCTGCGTAACCGTTACCGTCGGTCACGTCTGGATCCTGAAGTTCGCGAAGAGATTATGCCCAAGAATATCCTTATGATTGGTCCCACAGGTGTGGGTAAGACAGAGATCGCCCGGCGTTTGGCCAAATTAGTAAATGCACCAATGGTAAAGGTAGAAGCTACCAAGTTTACCGAAGTGGGCTACGTAGGTCGAGATGTAGATGCCATGATTCGTGAACTGGTAGAGACAGCGATCCGAATGGCTAAAACCGAGCGGATGGCTGCCGTAGAGGACAAGGCTCAAGAATTGGCCGAGGTAAGACTGTTGGATTTGTTGGCCCCGTTACCAAAAAAACGCGGCGCTGCTCCTAACCCCTTTGGATTGTTGTTTGGTCTGAGGGAGAATGGTGGGCAGGAAATGGAAGATACTGACAGCGACGCATTTACGGAATTGAAGCTGCGTCGTGAACAGCTGCGGCAGCGGCTTAGCAGCCGAGAAATGGAAGATGAACTGGTGGAAATCAAAGTAGAAGATAACAGTGCTCCGATGTTGGAAGTGTTCTCCGGAGCCGGTGTGGAAGAGATGGGAATAAACCTTCAAGAAGTGCTAGGTAGCATGCTGCCCAAGCGAATAAAAAAAAGGCGGGTCACAGTGGCTGCTGGGCGTCGCTTGCTAGCTCAAGAAGAAGCCCAAAAACTCATAGACATGGATGAGGTGGTGACTGAAGGCATCGAAAGGGCAGAGCAGCTAGGCATAGTGTTTATTGATGAAATCGATAAAATTGCCGGACGCGAGAGCAGTTCTGGTCCTGACGTTTCCCGGGAGGGAGTGCAACGGGATATCTTGCCCATTGTGGAAGGTTCCACTGTAATGACTAAATACGGCCCGGTAACAACAGATCACATGCTGTTTATTGCCGCTGGGGCTTTCCATGTTGCCAAACCATCCGATCTGATCCCAGAGTTACAGGGCCGGTTTCCTATTCGCGTAGAGCTAAAGTCTCTAACCGAGGAGGACTTTAGGAAGATTCTAACGCAGCCGCAAAATGCTATAATCAAACAATATACAGCCCTTTTGGAAACCGAAAGTATAAAAGTCGAATTTACAGACGATGCTATAGACGAAGTTGCTAAAACAGCGACTTACGTGAATCAAGAGATGGAAAACATCGGTGCCCGACGACTGCATACGATCCTGGAAAAGGTGCTGGAGGATATTTCGTTTACGGCCGGTGAAAACGGACCCCAAAAGGTGATGATAGATGCTGACTATGTTAAACATCAATTAGAGGACATTGTGAGAAATCGTGACCTTAGCCAGTACATCTTGTAGTGAATATTGGGGAGGAGTTAAGAATGACATTGTTGGAAAAGACCCGTAGTCTCAATCGGCTGCTACAAAGGTCAGCCGGACATCCGGTGGATTTTGACGAAATTTGCCGAGTGCTCAGTGAGCTCAGCCGAGCCAATGTCTATGTGGTAAGTAGACGGGGCAATATCTTGGGCCATGCCCTAAAAGAAGGTTACAGTTGTGCTGTAATGGAAGCGGATGTACTTAAGGATCGCCGCTTCCCCGGTGCCTTCAATGATCGTCTGCTTCGGGTTTTGGATACGACTATTTTCGAGCCGGACGAGGGAAAATGCGTCTTTGACAGTGAAATGGGTTGTTTGTTTCCCCGACAGGAGCTTTGCTTTGTTCCCATTAACGGAGCCGGTGAACGGCTGGGTTCCCTGATAGTGGCCAAGTTCGACCAGTCATTTATTGAAGAGGATTTGATCTTGGCCGAGTATGGGGCTACTGTGGTCGGCATGGAGATCCTAAGAGCCAAGAGTGAAGAAATCGAAGAGGAAGCCCGCAAGAAGGCGGCGGTACAGATCGCCTTAGGTACGCTCTCATATTCAGAGCTGGAAGCGGTAGTCCACATTTTTGAAGAACTGGACGGT
This DNA window, taken from Bacillota bacterium, encodes the following:
- a CDS encoding diguanylate cyclase, whose product is MVSNKILIVEDSILNARITADTLNMYGYRTEVVRTGEEAVEQVCSGQRPDLVLMDIELGNGMSGIDAALKIHIRCNIPIIFLTANACKRITEQIKSVTAYGYVTKSTNPYVLLSAVDMALTRWRAEQGLELYRCIVEESLNEIYVFHRDTLKFIAVNRIARDNLGYTMEELHKMTPLDIKPEMERRSFKGLLAPLVGGEQEGAMFHTVQRRKDGSLYPAEVHLQLLKAQGEEAYLALIINLTERRAMEQELREREGVLSAITDSVHDAIIMIDKRGRVVFWNPATEQLLGYAPAEILGQDLHQLFLLNRELRQKHEQAFRQFQATGQGSLMGKNTELKCRRKDGQEIYVEVSLSAVRIKDDWHAVGILRDISERKKMEDQLYRLSITDPLTEVYNRRYFSNKLNEEIGRTRRIGRTFSLVMLDLDHFKSVNDRFGHAVGDSVLKTIASAIRSRIRTTDILARWGGEEFTILLPETQENKAACLAEELRTNIGSLVIPEVGQVTASFGITEYVPSDTVDTIILRADRMTYEAKSFGRNCIRCSGQGERTSNS
- a CDS encoding desulfoferrodoxin, producing MTGRSEVYRCLVCGNIVEVLHAGPGELVCCGQPMKLQVANTVDASYEKHVPVVETVPGGFRVKVGSAAHPMIPEHYIEWIDLVTVEGNCRRFLNPGEIPEVEFKSKAETASARAYCNLHGFWASQ
- a CDS encoding Ku protein, with amino-acid sequence MRSFWKGSLGFGLVNIPVRLYVATQKQDIKFRYLHKECLTPIQYEKRCPTCEREITPDEIVWGYEYEKGQFVVLNEEDFERMPLTTAKTIEIQDFVPAAEVDMAYLDRMYYLEPAEGGAKPYQLLLRAMEQLQRWAVAKLTLRSRESLAVVWVRNNTLALSTMFYASEVRSTQGLNIDTETVQVSDKEQELADRLIEELTTSFAPERYTSDYQAALADLISAKVAGAEVTAVTPGVRTKVVDLMEALRASLDEVQQEQKKTKQKSRKEKAG
- a CDS encoding DNA polymerase domain-containing protein produces the protein MPIGKVGNMGQNRTEIIVEGRRLSLSNLNKLYWPDDGYTKGQLVAYYTKVFSYLAPYLKDRPLVITRYPEGIGGQFFYQKNLPAGAPDWITVFPVPSEGKKRVIHYVICNDLPTLVWLVNLGAIELHPWLSRTNNLDYPDFAVFDLDPDFPSGLPEAKEVAFTLQQLLLRLGAKPVVKTSGATGLHVHVPLAGTDTYEEVREFCGLVAQAVAEHRSDLATVERRVKQRQGKVYIDWLQNIKGQTICAPYSVRPLPGAPVSTPVTWNELATTNRSGNIMSIEERLLRHGDLFARALEPGPSIAQMRQNLKVTDLAGSNR
- the dprA gene encoding DNA-protecting protein DprA, coding for MSSLSERELWLAVAQTPGIGPRSFYQLLEAFGSMKEFWLASRTDVRWEGASLGPRRLEALLKLRREFDPAMTRSTWEQAGIKVVTLLDDSYPTNLKTIFDPPPVLYYRGDLLATDSLSVGIVGARRATPYGREVAHKFARDLVRSGITVVSGLARGVDSAAHRGALAGKGRTLAVLGCGLNVVYPPENSRLYDQVAAQGAVLTEFPLDTAPEARNFPRRNRIISGLSRAVVVVEAAVTSGSLITADFALEQGREVFAVPGPITSSLSKGTNNLIFQGARLARTAVDIIEELGVTPKPAAAEGSAVPELTAAEKNVYSCFAEGTGSIHIDELVRRSRLTAQEVTAILMMLELKGLVRQLPGKMFFRLPWT
- the topA gene encoding type I DNA topoisomerase; its protein translation is MSKYLLIVESPAKAKTIEKFLGKNFAVDASMGHVRDLPRSQLGVDVDNDFRPKYITIRGKGEILKKLRASAKKADKVLLASDPDREGEAIAWHLAHSLGIEPTTQCRVQFNEITKEAVRESIKTPRAIDPQRVDAQQARRVLDRLVGYNLSPLLWEKVRGGLSAGRVQSAAVKLICDRQREIDEFRPQEYWTVRAELLTPEQEKFSAQLVSHGEEKVEPKTEAEAAAIAAALRKETPQVAGVVVKERRRSPRPPYITSTLQQEAGRKLGFTVKKTMAVAQALYEGLGVGQEGRVGLITYMRTDSTRVSPQARQEAMGHIAQVYGREFIGPGVTQKARGKVQDAHEGIRPTRVSRRPEDLVPFLTKDQLRLYTLIWERFLASQMAPLVYDSITVNITAGELGLRANGSKVKFAGYSVLYEETAEDDEDERKLELPQLEAGDKLTLVRVLPQQHFTQPPPAYTEASLVKTLEERGIGRPSTYAPTIETITRRGYVQRERRRLKPTELGFIVTDLLEQYFPEVVDAQFTAEMEDQLDLIEEGEAVWTDVVREFFEPFSAQVEKAKEKMGPVELKEEVSDEVCEQCGEHMVVKTGRFGKFLACPRFPECKNTKAIREGTGVKCPVCGGELIVRTSRRGRRFYGCDQYPNCHFVTWDPPTAKRCPQCNSLLVRKEPRTKKPYLACSNKDCHYREALSAAEDESPAKEEDK